gccaaaaataatttaaacgATATGTATTCCTGTTACAAGGTATCTACCTTAAATATCTAGCATTTGGAAAcactgtattttgtttcatttgaaagtcCTTTGCAATCAATAGTTATTGGAATCTTTGTTCTTCTCCAAGATAACTAAGCTGCAGGAAATACAAATTATATAAGCATACGGTTATTAAGGTGTCTGTTTCCAGATGAACTGTTTTTACAAGGGCAGGCTCTGTACAAGGAGTGAACAATCTTTCCTTGTGAAACTAGTCAGACGTTGCTTCTGTATCCAGGCAGCAGCGAGGCTTGTTACAAGCCTTTGTGTCACAGGGCCccatatacagtattttgtttCCTGCAGATGGCTTTAAACTATTCTGTTCACCTTCAGATTGTAAACAACATTCACCACTTGAGCTGTTGTACACAGTAAGTCTGCAAAGCATCAGTGTTAAAGgtctgagtgatgttgaaaaactgtgaaatgcTGTGAAAGCAAAATGGCATTCACATATCTGATTTAGGTCATAATCCCAACATCAGTtgttcatatttaaaacaagtgaaattttaGAGTAATCCAtacaattacattgtaatttcaTATTTAGTTGTCTGACTCTACCCTAACAGCTCATTCTGagtgtgaaaatgtcagtaacCTGACATGTGTGACAcaatattttgacacatttaaaaagtacagtGTGGTCTTATTTAGTTCAGTGTTCCCATGCTGTTAAAAGGTGTGTAGGTTGGGAAAGGctgtataaaatgcaaatgaaaagtCTGTGACAGCAATCATCTTGTTAAACAGGAGTCTTGTTTCGATGCGTAGTGATATGTCCCTGTAcactgaaatttgttttcagaaatgataTACCATGATAATCAAAATTCTTATTGACCAGTCAGCAAGCAGGACCATAAACTACCATTTATCCCATAGATTTTTCTTTGACAGGGTCTTCCTTTTAAGCATTTGTTACTGGAAATTTTAAGAGATGGTTAATTTAGAGGAATGCTCTAAGCATTCAGAATGGTTTGAAGATTTGTGGATCTGTACAGTTATTCGCTTCCTCTTTCAATTTCTTAATGTGCTTCTCACCAATATACAATGTTATCAGGGTCAGGTAGGAACTTGTACCCACATACCTACTACTAGATGGCTGATTTAGAGTTGCCTGCTGTCTTTAGCTCCCTCTGAAGTTCTTCTAACCTTCCCTTACAGCATTACCAGACATTAGTCTCATGGTGTTATGCTATCTCTGAAATTTACCACCAGCTTTGAGCTGCATTCCTCACAAGCTGCTTATACTGAGAAGACTAGATCCTGGCATGACAGAAGCCATTATCCGTCCCACACCATCATAAAGGCTCACACAGGATTTCATACACCTGCCAAATGAGTCCTGCTTTCATGCAGTACCCTTCCCTGTGCACTGCTTGTTTCTAAGGGAATCCCAATTAGTTTCAAGCCTGAATGCAGCATGTCATACTGCAGGTGTTCTGAGGTCATAGTGAAAGTTTTGGCTGAGACTGCTGCCAGCTACCTCTAGTTTGGGGAAGAATGAGGGTGAAGGTGGAGAGTATCCACAAgctgactcccccccccccccccccccctccccctacctcCATGGTTAGTTTGAGGCCGCTCTTGtgagaacacagacagcacagtaaCAGAATCACTGGCAGCAGTGCTTGTCAAGCAGGAGGGAAACAGAATGGAAAGAAGCCTGACAAATTGCTTTTCATATCTAGTGGCAATTGACATTGGAGGAAAGATCATTACAAATAAATCAGTTGTCCCTCAGTTGTAGTTTGCCTGTGTACTGCCAGATGGAAATGAGATGCTTCAAATCTCAACTGGTGTTCCTGGATTTAATATATGTGGGCAGAAAATTTGAGTACGTTTCAGTTTTTCTATCTAATACTTTGTAAAAATCACAGAGAGCATtcttatgtttgtgtttttcattggctTCATTCGTTGAATTGAAAAATTGCATTGTATACTCATGGcagctgtttgtttctgctGATCACATTACATATGAATATGGAGGTAAGATATTAGTTTTGCGGCTCCAAGTCAGAAATCTCATTAATTCTCCTGAATCACAAAGCACAGTACCAAAACAGAACCCTAAACAATGCACTAAATGTATTTGATCATTATCTCATTGCTGAAACAATGCTCAGTTGTTAGTTGTGTGAAGATACATTATGAATTATTCCTGTCAGAGGTATTTttaatggttttctttttcaggttaAAATGTCTAGAAtgctgacagattttttttattactgtttttataaGTTCCTTGAATTGCAAATAAGTGAGAGCtatttatatgaatataaagTTATTCATTCCCTGAAAAGGCAGATCTCCtccatttttaaaactacattttacTGATCAAGGGTGATTCTTTTTGATCTTCCAAACAATTCCTGGAACTGGCCCACAGTGTGAACAGCACTTTCCGTAGTCCATAAAAATTCACAAAAGGAAGTCAACCATATCtttatttctgatatttttATTGGCACCTGAAGTGGAGGATGAACcactgtgttttgtgcatgCGCAATACTGCACGTCAACATTTATATCACTGGTCTTTAAAAATACCTTCCGAACACTGAGTTACAGATTTACAATACATATTGTTTCtcttaacttaaaaaaatatttttttatttttaaatatttcattgaacTGTACACGGTACCAAAAACTCTCCTCCCTCATCCACACTCTGCTTTACACTTCCCATACGATCTTTCAGTGTAGATTCCTGTGACGATATCTTCCAGCCTTTTCCTTGGCCGCATTGATGCAGGCATTGTGCTTGTTGCTTTGCAAATGGTTCCAGTATTTGATCAGTTCATTAGGCTGAAACTGGTGAGAGGTAATCAGGTGACTGTATTTACAGCTGGAATAGGACACACGCCAGTGATTGAACACAAATTCATTTGGTGGGGGCACAGGGTCAATGCGCAATTTGGCCAGACAGATCCCCACATAGACATCTTCTAAGTGTAGACGCCGTATACTCAAAGAGGCTTCATAAATCTTCTCAGCTAGGTCTCCTGAGAACACATACCCTGTACCAGAGCAAAATATGGGGTATCGCTCACTTGGGTACATTTCAGGTGGCATGTACCACTTGCTGTCCTTATTTCGGTTTGGGGCATACCCTCTCATTAAGTAACCTGTGAAATAGTTCCGTCGGGGTGGCAGTTCTGGCTTGAGCAGTTTCTGAATAAGATACTCTGTGTTCACAAACATGTCGCTGTCTGTCTTCATGATGTACCGAGCCTTTGGGCAGTGTTTGGCAACCCAGCGCATTCCCATTAGTGTTTTGATTGTTAGGTTGTAGTACGTGTCCTGGTAGTCCTGCTGGATGATGTCGTGGTAGAGCTGGCTCTCCTTTTTAATGGAACGCTGCAGGGAGCCATCAGCATCCTTTCCCAGTCCCAGCAGAAACAGGCGGACAAAGCCAAGCTTCCCAGCCACACTGTCATTTCCCCAGGTCTGCCTGATGGCATTCCTAGCATCTACCTGACCTGGCTCTGCTGCTATTAGGAGTATAAGGAAGGGACTACTGTTCTGACATTTGTGAGGTTCATTGATAAGGTAGTGGTAAGGCTGCGCAGTTAGCTGCCCACCCACTGCCATCTCCCTGTACAAGCTATTATTGGCCCTTAAAGAGTTCTCCAGCCCGGTCACCCCCTGTAAGGGCACCTCTGCCTGGCTAGAACTTAGGTTAGCCTGGGGTTTGGGGGCTGAATGGAGAGTCTCCTTCCAGATGCTCCTCAGCGCACTCTGATTGGTTTCACTTTTCGGGGAACGAACACCCCGCACAGTGTACGCCACCGGGTTCTCTCTCAGCCCGGTCCTGCCCGGCAGCCAGTCCTGGTGgctacagaaaaggaaaatgccGAACAGGGAGGCCAGGGACAGGAGTCCGACCACGTGGGTGCGAAAGAGTGACCGCTTGACATTCCAGGTCATCTTGATCAGGCAGCAGTGTCGCCTTCTCCACTGCATGATGCAGATTTAAACTGCTCTGAAGCGCGGTGGTCACATTCAATCAAGTCAAACATGTGTTGTAAACAGCCAGAGGGTTATCAGAACTGGCACATGGGCGTGTTTGGGATTTGTGCTGGTGCTACAAGGGTGATGACATGTCTTCTGTGTGAGCCTCTTGGAAGGGCTTTTCTGACTGTCCAGTAAGACAGGCGGTCATGCTGCAGGGAAGTACTTCTCAGGGTAGCTCATCAGATGTTGTCAATCTTTGttatctgaaagaaaaaaggaaactgtgATGGAAACATTGGTAATTTGTACTGTAGTATTTATTGGGAGGATTGAAGCGACTTGCTTTTTCTCTGCAAATTAATTAGCATTGATTCCCTTCCGAGTAATTTATTCAGCTTTTCTGTTATAAAActtgtgatttttaattaagCTGAATGTTGCACTTACAATTAATGTTGTAAAAATTTAATTACTATCATTAGAAGGACAGTATATAATACTGAACTCTCTTAaattaagttttgtttttattctgttgtttttctcctaGAGAGgcaaaacagattttaatttgCAACTCAGGGATAACAAACCATATTCCTTGTCAGATTACTTTTATATAATGTCATGCATCCTTCTGTATGTTAACTGCGAGCACTAGACTGATACTAAGCAAAAAGcgctctgatttttttttttttcctttttttgatcAGTTGACTTTATGCTCTCAGTGGTAGTGTAAAATGTAGGCTCTTACAACAAGGCAATCTTGCAGCACTGGGCTGCTCTGATGGGCTATGCCATCTACCCCCCACTGTGCTTCCACAGTAAGGGAGGAAATGcatctgtcaaaatgaattttcagGGTCCAGCAAACCGTGCAGCACAATCCAAGTCAGCAGCCAGTGATAACTGCCTTCACCCATCATTCACCTTCAACCTTATACTTTATCAATGCAGTGGCAAGGAAAAGGCTACCTCCATTTCTTCCCTTTATTACAGCTCACTcatattaaaattttacattctTCATAATTTGTACTGGCACAGATTTTACCTTTTTCTCAGCTGGTAAACATGGCTGTTTTGAGGTAGATGATGTGGTGACGTGTTGTGTTAAACTAGAGTGTAAGCGCTCCCCACCTTCATCAAAATTCTCATTTCCAGAGGCATTTGCTTGTTATTCACAATGGCTGAATCACGGCGTGCTAACCTTTTCAACAAGATGTGCTTGTCCTGCACAGGTGATCACAGGAGATAAGGAGTCAGATCTTACTGTAGCATGCAGTAAAGGTTAATACATTTCAGATCAGGTTTGTGAATTTGGTATTTGAAAgtcgttgtgttttttttttttggagcatAAACATTATGCACAAAGACTGCAGAAAAGGATGCTGTTCTTTCTGTGTGGTTGAATATACATACATGAGGGCatggaaatgcatttattatggACAAGTTGGTTTTGTCAATTGATAACAAAGAGAATGTTATCAATGACTGCAtcataaatataatattcattttaatacaaatattattGCTAAGAGTTGAATTGTAAGAGTAATGAAAGAGTAATGAATTGTAGACTGGGACatataatgttatttaaatattttaatgactgCTCACAATGGCATTTTTACTGCCTCAGCTTTTGACACCTTAGAGATTACGGCTGTGTTTCCTAGAAAATTCTTTTTGACTGAAAGCCGTAAGGTGTTTTTTGAAGTCATGAAGTCATTTTGGCCACATTTCAAGCTCAGCGTATCTGTGCCACATTGACTAGTGAGCAAAAACCCAGCAATTGAAATATACATGTTTGGCATGTAAACAATaatcaaaatggcatttttttggAGATGGGCATTTTCTTAATATCAGTTGCAGCAAGTACACTGTCGATCACAGTCACCAGGCAATGACATGTAAAGTCACTGGCAACTAATATGAAATATGGACAATAAAAAAGAACTGCATACATACAGAGAGATCTCATCAATATCATGTGCTGCCtaacacatgaaacaaaatgaaagtgtcTCCATTGATTTTCTGCACAAAAAAGTGTCTTTATTGACTACCTGCAACCATTCAACATACATTGGAATAATAGTTGACTAAATTTACCTGCAGCTGTTTCCAAAACTTTGTATTGCTGAGGTAAATTAAATACCAAATTGAAATTTACAGCCTTAGCAGAATGTTATACagaatgtatttgttcatttatagCAGTGGATCAATTTTTATTAGATGTTATTATTAGCACATTGTACAACTTACACTTTTCTTAGGGTTCATAAAATGCTAAGTGTCATCATTTGACCGAAACTGCAAAGAGCCAGAGTCTGATCCCACCAAAAGGAATTGTAACGGTGGTGCTCTATCACTGATTgtgtaacattacattcatattgATGCTACAGTTCTAAATGGTACAGCAAGGAGATTGCGTGGCTTGCTCTAACACTAATAATCAGGAACGGCTAGATTTATGGACGTATAGTGATCAGTATCTAATGTAGGTATAGCagtgaaaaggaacaaaattcTTCAGAAGGAAATCATTTGTCGTAGAATTTATTATAGAACAAGTTGctgcatatttttgttttttgaggtgTGTATTGAACCGTATTTTTTAGAATTCCTTAGAGAGTATGGCAGAAGTTTTATCTTTCTATTGCTTTAAAACACTGGATGCTAGATCCATATTTATAAAAGAGATGACAGTGTTATTCAGATTCTTCAACTGttggaaaaaatattgttaGAATTAAATTACAGATCTtctcaaataaaaaatacatttcatattagCTATTAAACTGCATGgatatttttttactgtgagaATCTATTATGGTTAGGCTGATGACCTGTAAAGAGTAAATCAAGTAAATCCAGTTATGTGCACGCATGATGGATTCAGTTTAAAAAGTAACAGACCTACTTGCATGTTATGTTGGTAGTCTATTGTATTATGAGGCTTCAAAGGCTAAACTTGCTTTCTTAGTTGAAAGTGGCACGGAATACTTGTTGGCATGACATTTGGAATGTATAACCACTGCACACTGTAATGTCAAAATTATCAAccgtgtggggaaaaaaaaaaaaaacatggctgctaAAAgggattttttcattttttctttgcaaaataCATTAGTTACCAATAATAGTGacttattttatcatttataaattGCCTTACACACAGTATGTTTTCTTAACTGTCAAATAGATTAGCAAAAAGCCTGATGAATGTAAAGATCTTTGTAACTATTTGTAAACTACTTTAAACTACAAGTCAAAataagtgttttttatttattaaaagaaaaatgagaaatttcaATTGAAAGTTATATAGGAACAAAATGCAGTTCCTTGGGTCTCCCCATCATTTTGAGATATACAGGAGATGTGGTTGTTGAGATTAACTGAGATTTCTGAGAGACCCACAAAGTATTTctttttccagcacaaaatgaaatttcagtgtAGTGGTTTCTCAAAAGCATATATCGAGATACAGGAGGCTGAAaatggtctcattttgatctgGGAGAACAGAAATAGAtctcaaatgcattttactaCCTTATGGCAACAGCCAGAGCACtcaagacaaaaatgtaaatgttttttccatgtgtaGTTAAAATAATCTTTGCACCACTGTTACTTATGCTTATCCACCCAAGTCTGCCTTTCCCACAGGAAGGGGGAGGGCACGAGTAAGGCAAGTTGACTAATATATCTTGATAGTGAGGTATGTCCATGCATGACTGCTGTGATGGGTCAGATCTGAGGTGAATCACCACAGTCTGTATGACACTTCACAATCTTGTTAATCTTGTAtctgcagacagagaaatacacatatacacatacacacacacacatagccacacacacaagcacttttTGCACCCTTGGTAAAGCTATTAAGTATTAGTGATAAAAATGTAGAACGTTGTTTTTTCATTCCTGGGGACAGATcgtcattttgatttcatttaccagtaaaattacattacGATGGAGTGGTTAATTATCAGAGCGCGGGGCACTGATTGAGCTAGTGAATTTATATGAAAGTACCTTTCACTTTATGTGTCAACTCTTAGCTGTTCCTACTACCTTGGCTGCTCATCAGTCTTTCCCAATTGGATGATcggggtgtatgtgtgtgacatgcTAGGAACAGAATTGGATCAGCTGGGTAAAAAATATCTCTGCCTACCATTACATGGTACACTTTTTAAAGGTCTTCTGTTCGACAATATATCAGTTGcagcaacacaagcaaaagtaTAGGGATATTTGAAAGGATTCGTGAGACATACCTGTTTGTGCAGCCTATCTGAACGCACGGAGGCTGGTGCTGTCTGTCGCCACACTTGGCACGCCATCATTACCgaaatattgtaataatgtCCTTTTTTATCCCCCTAATCAAGCCTGCATTCCTTGCGCTCTTTTTTGATCCTCAGAATCTAGTCCATCCATCTGTCACAACAAGACTGCAGCCATGATTTCCTTTGCCTCCTGCAGCCTTAAGGATTCTActctttttccccttcttcATATGTTTCTCTCACAGTGgtgttctctttctccccatccACTCTCAATGTGCTTCTGGCTTCCTCTGGCACGTCTGCAGATGGCAAAGACACAACAATTCCCTTTCCCgccttctgtttttttgggtttttcctctctgtttgaTACTTATTTTTCCCATTCAGTGGCCATTTCTTTGCTTTGGCACTTCAACATGCAGCCAGCGCTGCTGAGTGAATTCAGCAGCACTTCAGTAATACAACAGAGAAGAAGAGCAGCAATTCCATCATGTTGCTAGGCAGGACGGTGGCGAGCTGGCGAGCTGTAGAAAATCCCTCTCTGGAAGAGCTGGCCGTATGCTAGCGCGATCTGGTCTGCAGAGAGGACTGCTTTCTGCCTCCCCTGCTCTGGCGAGGCAGCAGTTTAAATGTAGACTCTGACAGGCACCGTTACAGTGGCAGAGAGCTCCGACGTCACTGCCTACAAAGCAGGCTCCCCACGTGACCTATTCatgttccctccctctctccctccctccctctacccctccTCGGCAGAAGAAAGGATTTAACTATCTGAGCACAAtaggggaggagaggggcttCTGTTCTTCTAGCTAGGAAGAGTGTTCCCACATTAAAATAGCTCTCATTTCCAGTCTGAGTGTTGATATAAGGACACTGAATGATAACAGGTTATTTGAGGTTTCCTTTATGTGCAGTCTGCTCATATTTCTGGAGCACATTTCAGGCTCACATTGCTTCAAATGCAGTGCTCTAATTTGTCTATATTTGATTTATGTGGGTTACTATGCAATGACATCCTGTCAATATTCCCATTGTCATACTTTCTGGTTCTACTGACATGCACATCTTATTTTGCAAATCAAATCGGCACTGAATGGCATAAACTGACTTGATACACTTCCAAAATATTGTGTATTGGTAGCACAGCATAGTGGTCAGTTGTTTTTGGTTAAAAGTTTgttaaaactttaaataaactgGTAAGCATGAAGGCAAAGTTCACAGATTAAactaatacatatttaaaaacaaagtttgaAGGATGTGGGAGTCCCAAGTGGCAGTTTGAATGATGTCGGAGTTGCAAGTGGCTGAGCCAGATCAGTCAGTGcaattgttttgaatgcaggCTTAGCCCTATGGCccatgtttgaatttttttcaagtTCCAACAATGACCGGATGGGTGGGTAGGCGTGCCACGGTTAGTTGCACAGCGTCAGTGGAGTTTCACTTCTTCTCCAGTGAGCGGCATTTAAGTTTGAATGACACTAATGCATAAGCTGAGTGTAAACAGACAAATGTTATGTACTACTGTACATGTTACTACTAACCCTTTTGAGTTTTTCATAGCAGTTCTGTGTTCTCCTATGTCTTTTgactcatatatatatagagaatcatatatatatatatatatatatatatatatatatatatacatatatatatgatttttgaaaaagaaaaagcttgCATAGAGCATAGATACTTCTAGatacttatttttaaaacatacaaattgCTATAGGTCCCATATTAGCATAACACAATCTGAGATTGCCTacaaatttgaataatttctcATTTCTATGCTTTATGTCATGGAGAATTCAGCACTCTACCATGCCGGAGTGCATGCTGAAAAGAACTATCCAATGAAAGGACAGTGAGGAAGTGTTTCTCCAGtgcatttctttctcttctgttttttttttttggcaaagctTTGATCCATCACCATCCTCATCAGCCAAAGAATGATTTTCAATGATAAAGTGAGAAGAGGTTCTAAAAAGCTATTAACCCAGGAGCAagtgaatgtttttattcattgtcaGCAATTACATTGTAATACAGATAAATCTGAATTAGGTATTGTGATTGTGGTTTAGATTCTTTAAAGATAGATGGATAATGCTTAAATATAGCGCTCTCCctttataaaaaatgaatgatataaGAATCAACCACACAGAGCGATTAAAAATACTaggacagaatcattcctatgCTAGAATTTAAATGCTCCTCTTGTAAAAATGAGGAAATCTATACAATTGTTTCTGTGCTCACttacaatatttaatatgaCATTCAAATTAGTGAAATAATGCATACTAAGCAAATAATACACTTGAATCATGTATCACAGTTTAAAGCCCTTATTGATAACTGAAACATAATTGTATGTGCTCATGtgagtaaaattattttatgtctAATAAATTCAAGTTCATGGTATTATAACCTACATTGTTCTACATTTAGAATGGTGATATTCCATTAATTAATGTTAGtcaaattttcagtttatttaatgATGGACTgtataaaatactgtacattcaaatatgttttgttctaTGGCTGAAGCATTTAGctaaaaacatttcttaaataaGAGAAACATGtcatatgaaatataaatgttcattttttattccattcaGTTGTAGTTCCACTTTTAAGAATTAATCACTAAAGAATCAAGTGATCCTGGAGGAATGTGATTCTGTGTGCTGCACAAGATGTATTTGATTAGTGGgtagtttttatttctcttagAATGAAGAATTTCCATGATATTTGCATGTTAAAAGGCAAAATCAGTTGTGGAATGAAAAGTACGGTGCAATACTGAAGTTAGGAAAGGAGGCATCCTTAGGTACTCAGGAAAGTTAGAAAAAATAGATTGGGCATCCTTACGAGAAGTGATGATGGGTTTATGGTCTACTGAATGAATGGTTTCTGGTCTGCTGGTTGAATGGACAATGAGCGGTTTCATTGTCAGGGAGGAGATACAAGGATAGAGAGAAGGGTCAAAATTTGTAGCTGGGGCTGTGAATTTGGAGCACAGGCGAAATCCAAAAATGGCTAACAGAATTAgtgttttcaatgttttatcAATCATTTTTGGATATTTTATAATGGTTTCTTGGGAGGTAAGCTCAGAAGAGGGAGGTCTGACAGGGATGGAGCCATGGATGCAATGGAGAGAAGGTATGATATGAAGGAGCTCCCCATGCAAATGTCATGTATATAGTGAAGTCAATATTACAGAGGCGTGAAAGCATGTGTTACATCCCAGATGCTTAACGGCGTCCAGGGGTATGGGTGAGGGatgcaacacaaagaaaagcaccaACCACTGCTGGCTTGGACAGTGCGGAGACgagaaaagcacacagacatgggGGTAATGTATACGGGTGTTTGATATATTTACAAAGCTATtgacaatatttacagtaacacacacaggaaaaggggagaggacaACAGACGGCGCCAACGAAAAGAacttatcaaaacaaaaacaaccctgAACACCTTCACCCAACACATACAGCTGACTACAAAGCaaaagggtggcagagccaaGCAAAAACCTAACTACactaaatacaaacaaaatatacaaaggtggcacccgcctctaacctaaccctaacaaaGTGAATGCTAACACGGGGATCGCCCAGCTTACCTGTCCTCGTCCCACGACAACCGCATGCAACCAAAACCAAGACACAATCCACAATCGAAGTCAGAAAACGAAGCAAAGTCAAATACAGTACAGGCAAGTTTTGTAATGAGTAatcttcaaaaacacaaatgaacagaatagCGAGAGAGGTCACTCCAAGAATCCGGCATCTTTAAATTGTGGCGCTCCGTCTCTGGTTGGCCGGGCCGGAACGAGGAGGCAACACGCAGCGCAATGGGATACCTGCATCAGGAGTAACACATGTCACATTTAAAGCACCAAAATGAGGCTCAACGGACTTTCTGGACAGTGGTCATTTGACGCAACAAAAAGATCATTCATTGACAGCAATTTTGTTTGATctaaaattgtaaatattaaaaacaatttatatTCTAGGTATtgacaacaaaagcacaagcaatGCAATCCCATACAAACTTACTTGCAAAGTTATTGGCAAAATATTGTGGGTGTAGCTGTAGGAAGCTGAAGGGGGAGTTACGTACAGAAAATCAGatggaataaaaacaaataagaatAGAAGGTTGGCTTTTTCAAGCAAACGTAATAATTTTGGAGTAGCAAAACATTACTGTTAGACTCCTCCTCCCCTTAATATTACAGCTTTTGCAAAGTAACA
The nucleotide sequence above comes from Megalops cyprinoides isolate fMegCyp1 chromosome 2, fMegCyp1.pri, whole genome shotgun sequence. Encoded proteins:
- the b3galt2 gene encoding beta-1,3-galactosyltransferase 2; amino-acid sequence: MQWRRRHCCLIKMTWNVKRSLFRTHVVGLLSLASLFGIFLFCSHQDWLPGRTGLRENPVAYTVRGVRSPKSETNQSALRSIWKETLHSAPKPQANLSSSQAEVPLQGVTGLENSLRANNSLYREMAVGGQLTAQPYHYLINEPHKCQNSSPFLILLIAAEPGQVDARNAIRQTWGNDSVAGKLGFVRLFLLGLGKDADGSLQRSIKKESQLYHDIIQQDYQDTYYNLTIKTLMGMRWVAKHCPKARYIMKTDSDMFVNTEYLIQKLLKPELPPRRNYFTGYLMRGYAPNRNKDSKWYMPPEMYPSERYPIFCSGTGYVFSGDLAEKIYEASLSIRRLHLEDVYVGICLAKLRIDPVPPPNEFVFNHWRVSYSSCKYSHLITSHQFQPNELIKYWNHLQSNKHNACINAAKEKAGRYRHRNLH